A genomic segment from Aegilops tauschii subsp. strangulata cultivar AL8/78 chromosome 1, Aet v6.0, whole genome shotgun sequence encodes:
- the LOC120967214 gene encoding subtilisin-like protease SBT3.3 isoform X2: protein MEALFVLEQELVRDPHHGMLAAVLGSKQAAEDAILYSYMYGFSGFAAVLTNAQVAQLSDLRGVVRVVRNRVLDVHTTRSWDFMRVNPSPAGGSRILSGSRFGEESIIGVLDTGIWPESASIRDDGIGEVPWRWKGQCVAGERFNSSNCNRWSYHVIIGIKKDLFESVVQKIMQIITASSTLPSNSICASYL, encoded by the exons ATGGAGGCCCTTTTTGTGCTGGAGCAGGAGCTCGTCCGGGACCCGCACCATGGCATGCTTGCCGCCGTCCTCGGCAG CAAGCAGGCGGCCGAGGACGCCATCCTCTACAGCTACATGTACGGCTTTTCCGGCTTCGCCGCCGTGCTCACCAACGCGCAGGTGGCGCAGCTCTCCG ATTTGCGTGGGGTTGTGCGGGTGGTTCGGAACCGGGTGCTTGATGTGCACACCACCAGGAGCTGGGACTTCATGCGGGTGAACCCATCGCCAGCTGGCGGGAGCAGAATCCTCTCTGGCAGCAGGTTCGGGGAGGAATCCATCATCGGTGTGCTAGACACAG GGATATGGCCGGAGTCAGCCAGCATTAGAGACGACGGCATCGGCGAGGTTCCATGGCGGTGGAAAGGGCAATGCGTCGCCGGAGAAAGGTTCAATTCTTCCAACTGCAACAG GTGGTCGTACCATGTTATCATTGGAATAAAGAAGGATCTATTTGAGAGTGTGGTCCAAAAAATTATGCAGATCATCACTGCAAGTAGTACCCTACCGTCCAACTCTATTTGTGCATCTTATCTCTAG
- the LOC120967214 gene encoding subtilisin-like protease SBT3.3 isoform X1, with protein sequence MEALFVLEQELVRDPHHGMLAAVLGSKQAAEDAILYSYMYGFSGFAAVLTNAQVAQLSDLRGVVRVVRNRVLDVHTTRSWDFMRVNPSPAGGSRILSGSRFGEESIIGVLDTGIWPESASIRDDGIGEVPWRWKGQCVAGERFNSSNCNRFTMEFEIANI encoded by the exons ATGGAGGCCCTTTTTGTGCTGGAGCAGGAGCTCGTCCGGGACCCGCACCATGGCATGCTTGCCGCCGTCCTCGGCAG CAAGCAGGCGGCCGAGGACGCCATCCTCTACAGCTACATGTACGGCTTTTCCGGCTTCGCCGCCGTGCTCACCAACGCGCAGGTGGCGCAGCTCTCCG ATTTGCGTGGGGTTGTGCGGGTGGTTCGGAACCGGGTGCTTGATGTGCACACCACCAGGAGCTGGGACTTCATGCGGGTGAACCCATCGCCAGCTGGCGGGAGCAGAATCCTCTCTGGCAGCAGGTTCGGGGAGGAATCCATCATCGGTGTGCTAGACACAG GGATATGGCCGGAGTCAGCCAGCATTAGAGACGACGGCATCGGCGAGGTTCCATGGCGGTGGAAAGGGCAATGCGTCGCCGGAGAAAGGTTCAATTCTTCCAACTGCAACAG ATTTACTATGGAGTTCGAAATCGCGAACATCTGA